A window of Arcobacter sp. CECT 8983 contains these coding sequences:
- a CDS encoding DUF3800 domain-containing protein → MEYKVFFDETCHLEFDGINIMGGGAIFCEKEKFTEATRYIKYLKYKYNAFHELKWTKVSPSGIEFYKALIDYFFESDFLRFRAITSDKTVFDHKTYNDGSHDNFYYKLMYLAFEPMQEVNNNYYVYTDYKDSNGAEQLRILEQYLVSKKHHNIILNFQMIRSHEAVLLQLADFLIGAIVYKKREDIEHRSEIKNKIYDHIEQKHGRSLLLNTSREESKFNIFHHQAGYGR, encoded by the coding sequence ATGGAATATAAAGTATTTTTCGATGAAACATGCCACTTAGAGTTTGATGGGATAAATATTATGGGTGGAGGAGCAATCTTTTGTGAAAAAGAGAAATTTACAGAAGCCACTAGATATATTAAATACTTAAAATATAAATATAATGCTTTTCATGAGCTAAAATGGACTAAAGTCAGCCCATCTGGGATAGAGTTTTATAAGGCATTGATAGATTATTTCTTTGAAAGCGATTTTTTGAGATTTCGTGCGATTACAAGTGATAAAACTGTATTCGACCATAAAACTTATAATGATGGTAGTCATGATAATTTTTATTATAAATTGATGTATTTAGCTTTTGAACCGATGCAAGAAGTAAACAATAATTATTATGTTTATACAGACTATAAAGACTCCAATGGAGCTGAACAATTAAGGATCTTAGAACAATATTTAGTATCAAAAAAACATCATAATATCATTCTAAATTTTCAAATGATTCGTTCCCATGAAGCAGTATTATTACAGTTAGCAGATTTTTTAATAGGTGCAATTGTATACAAAAAAAGAGAAGATATAGAACATAGAAGTGAGATTAAAAATAAAATTTATGACCATATAGAACAAAAACATGGACGAAGTTTATTACTGAATACATCAAGAGAAGAGTCAAAGTTTAATATCTTTCATCATCAAGCAGGATACGGTAGATGA
- a CDS encoding FRG domain-containing protein: MTIKHVEDYLKSVKEQIKSLELPAEKQYTNYFRGQSNAHWDLVPSVFRDHLFNEHNLYHEMERNLYNEMSKLSSVIDKLVYMQHQGLPTRLLDITKNSLVALYFACITHQKCEKECTDKKDCKKCSDGAVYIFSELENYDKKEVDIISLLPKVKYDFGVNSFYSFVKEQLGIELSKKELERILNKEFALVKSNKNNNRVIKQDGDFFIFSNKGSYDKKIKFDVKRDENRIIIPKEYKKQLLEELDQIGINRYSLFPEPEHLAKYLKHNYVDNESEKEKVVSYEEVSVEIEEKKDYKTKVLEYIEENFPQNKALYEFIVNNDISRTKAREKLSLLGYEEIGVLDMDKFDKFIDSLEIPKNINDLVL; the protein is encoded by the coding sequence ATGACAATAAAACATGTAGAGGATTATTTAAAAAGTGTCAAAGAGCAAATAAAAAGTTTGGAATTACCAGCAGAGAAACAATATACCAACTATTTTAGAGGTCAAAGCAATGCACATTGGGATTTGGTACCAAGCGTATTTCGAGACCATCTGTTCAATGAACACAATCTTTACCATGAAATGGAAAGAAACCTTTACAATGAGATGTCAAAACTAAGCTCGGTAATAGACAAACTTGTATATATGCAACATCAAGGCTTACCAACTAGACTTTTAGATATCACAAAAAACTCTTTAGTAGCTTTATATTTTGCTTGTATTACCCATCAAAAATGTGAAAAAGAGTGTACTGATAAGAAAGATTGCAAAAAATGTAGTGATGGAGCGGTATATATTTTTAGTGAACTTGAAAATTATGATAAAAAAGAGGTAGATATTATCTCTTTACTTCCAAAAGTAAAGTATGATTTTGGAGTAAATAGTTTTTATAGTTTTGTAAAAGAGCAGTTAGGTATAGAGCTTTCAAAAAAAGAGTTAGAGAGAATACTTAATAAAGAGTTTGCATTAGTAAAAAGTAATAAAAATAATAACCGAGTGATAAAACAAGATGGAGATTTTTTTATTTTTTCAAATAAAGGCAGTTATGATAAAAAAATAAAATTTGATGTGAAAAGGGATGAAAATAGAATTATCATTCCTAAAGAGTATAAAAAACAACTGCTTGAAGAACTTGATCAAATAGGAATAAATAGATATAGCTTATTTCCTGAGCCAGAACATTTAGCAAAATACTTAAAACACAACTATGTAGACAATGAGAGTGAGAAAGAAAAAGTAGTTTCTTATGAAGAGGTAAGTGTAGAGATAGAAGAGAAAAAAGATTATAAAACAAAAGTTTTAGAATATATAGAAGAAAATTTCCCTCAAAATAAAGCACTTTATGAGTTTATTGTCAATAATGATATATCAAGAACAAAAGCAAGAGAAAAACTTTCTTTATTGGGCTATGAAGAAATAGGTGTTTTAGATATGGATAAATTTGATAAATTTATTGATAGTTTAGAAATACCAAAAAATATAAATGATTTAGTTTTATAA